In Haliaeetus albicilla chromosome 20, bHalAlb1.1, whole genome shotgun sequence, a genomic segment contains:
- the DGAT2 gene encoding diacylglycerol O-acyltransferase 2, giving the protein MKTIIAAYSGVLRGTGSSILSALQDLFWLSKSKVEKQLQIISVLQWVLTFLIMGVACTLILMYILCTDCWAIAALYLAWLVFDWNTPKKGGRRSQWVRNWAIWRYFRDYFPIRLVKTHNLLTTRNYIFGYHPHGIMGLGAFCNFSTEATGVGQKFPGIRPYLATLAGNFRMPILRDYLMSGGICPVNRDSIDYILSKNGSGNAIIIVVGGAAESLNCTPGKNSVTLKNRKGFVKLALRHGADLVPVYSFGENEVYKQVIFEEGSWGRWVQKKFQKHIGFAPCIFHGRGLFSSNTWGLLPYSKPITTVVGEPITIPKIDNPSQREVDFYHSIYVDSLIKLFDKYKSKFGLPETEVLEVN; this is encoded by the exons ATGAAGACCATCATCGCTGCCTACTCCGGGGTGCTGCGAG gCACAGGATCGAGCAttctttctgctctgcaggatTTGTTTTGGCTATCTAAATCCAAAGTAGAGAAACAACTCCAGATCATCTCTGTGCTGCAATGGGTTCTCACTTTCCTTATCATGG GTGTTGCTTGCACTTTAATCCTCATGTACATACTGTGCACAGATTGCTGGGCGATTGCTGCTCTATATTTAGCCTGGCTGGTATTTGACTGGAATACACCAAAGAAAG gtGGAAGAAGATCCCAATGGGTGAGAAACTGGGCTATATGGAGGTACTTCAGGGATTATTTTCCAATAAGA ctGGTTAAAACCCACAATCTGCTGACCACCAGGAATTACATTTTTGGGTACCATCCACATGGCATCATGGGCTTGGGTGCCTTTTGCAACTTCAGCACAGAGGCCACAGGTGTCGGCCAGAAATTCCCTGGGATTCGACCATACCTTGCTACCCTGGCTGGGAACTTCAGGATGCCAATTTTGAGGGACTACTTAATGTCTGGTG GTATATGTCCTGTGAACCGTGACAGCATAGACTACATCTTGTCCAAGAATGGCAGTGGCAATGCCATCATCATCGTGGTCGGAGGGGCAGCGGAGTCCCTGAACTGCACCCCAGGGAAGAACTCTGTGACGCTGAAAAATCGGAAAGGATTTGTGAAATTGGCTCTACGGCATGG TGCGGACTTGGTTCCTGTCTACTCCTTTGGGGAGAATGAAGTGTACAAGCAGGTGATCTTTGAGGAGGGTTCCTGGGGAAGATGGGTTCAGAAGAAGTTTCAGAAGCACATTGGCTTTGCTCCATGCATCTTTCATGGCCGTGGCCTCTTCTCCTCCAACACCTGGGGATTATTACCTTACTCCAAGCCCATCACTACTGTTG TTGGGGAGCCCATCACCATCCCCAAAATCGATAATCCATCCCAGAGGGAAGTGGACTTCTACCACAGCATATATGTGGACTCCCTGATCAAACTATTTGACAAGTATAAGAGCAAATTTGGCCTGCCAGAGACTGAAGTCTTGGAAGTCAACTGA